From Campylobacter lari:
CAAAGTAACTTTTAATCCCTCGCTTTCGCCTATTCTCTTGCTAGGTTCAATCAAGGTTATAAGTTCACCAAAAATCTTACTTACATTTCCACGATTAATCTCATCTATAATTATTATATAAGGTTTTAAAGAATTATCGTTGTTTTTCTTATTTTCATTCTTTGCAGTTGATTGTTTTTCATATGCTTTAAATTTTTTCACTAAATTAAAATAATAAGTATGAGTTCTATCGGCATAATCTCTATCAAATACTTTTTTAAACATTTCAGCGGCATTATTAAATTCATCTTTGTGTTTTAATAATTCCATAAATATAGATATACTTAAATTAAAATTTCCATCAAATCTCTCTACTCCTTCACTATAAATCATAACCGTTTTATCATTGATATCAACAACAAAGAAATTTCCACCCTTTGTTTTACCAATAGGCTCATTTGTTTCCAAAAGCCAATTTAAAAAATTTTCAACTTTTTCCTTTAATTCTATTTTTTTATTTAACTCATCTATATTTAAGATACTATTCTCATAATTATCCAAAGCTTTTTTACAAAGTTCTTTAAAAATTCCGTCTTTTATTTCGTATTCTACTTCCTTAGAATTTTCTTTGCTATCTATACGAGGCTTTATACCTTCTACAAATTCTTCATATCCATAGCTTTGATGAAAAGTAGTAAAAACTATTTGCCTATTTTTTACATATTCATCAAATTTTGCTTTTTTCTCATCTCTATCTTTATTTGCTAAATTTTCACCCAATATCTCCAAAGCTTTATCTATAGTATGATAAGTTTTTCCTGTCCCTGGAGGTCCATAAAGAATTTGATTTAAAGGTGGATTTTCTACATTCGATCCTTTATTTGTTTCTTTGTTATTATAAAACTCTTCATCGGAAGAATTAATCAGAAAATCTCTATAATATTTTATAGCACTTGAATATCTATTTTTATTTGTAGAATTCTGATCTAAATATTTTTTATTATTTTCTAATTCTTTACATTTAAGATTAAATTGTTTTATATCACATTTATATAGATTTATATTCAAATATTTGGCAGAAATTCGAGAAATATCTTTTATATAATTTTCTTTAGTTCCTTCGCTTAGTTTGCTACCATCTTTTTTAGTAACTTTATTTAAGTATATAGAAAAATTAATTTTATTTTGTTCGATTGTATTATTACTCGAATTTGAATAACACTCCCATAATGGAACCGAAACTTCATTTCTCATACTATCGAGTGTATAAATTTTATCTTTTAACAACTTTTTATGTAATTCATAAATTTCTAAATTGCTTTTAAATTCATTTTTACATATTGCCTCTAATATATCTTTTTTAAATATATTAACAATTTTAATATCATTTGGATTTTGATAATGAAACGCTATCTTCCATTTTAAACCAAAAGGTAAAATTTCATTTAAAACTTCTTTATCAATACATTTTAAATTATTATTTTGCGAATATTCTATAACTTTAACTATTTCTTTTTTTACTTTTTCAAAAACTTCATCTTTAGTATTTCCAAGATTTTTTCTCCAAGCATATCTATTATCATATAAATAATCATCTTTTTTAGGTGGTTTTTTATAACGATAAATTCCAAATTTTCCAGCATCATTTCCTCCAAATCCTGCATATTCTTTTAATAAAACATCTAACCAATAACAATAATAATTTGGGTTTTCATGTTTAAGATTTGTATATTCTTCAAGACTCATACTTTTAACTTTTTCTAAAGTCCAAATTTTTTGAAATTCTAAAAATTTATTACTTTCTTTTTGTTTTTCATCTAAAATAATATTCATATCTAAATCCTATTTTATTTTATAATAAATTACAAAATAATGTATTTAAATTTAATTATACAAAAGATGAGTAAAAATTTAGATTTCTAAATTTTTACCATTGTATGAAAGTTTTAGCTTTTCTTATGTCGCTAAAATTTAAAGTAGTTTTTTCTTGAGTTTCTAAATTTTCTAAAGTGATATTTTCATCATCTACGGCGATAATTTTTGCTTCGATTTTTTCTTTTTCACTAGTTGTGATTTTTACAAGTTCGTTAATGCTTTTTGCAAAATGCTCAATTTTGCTAAGTTTTCTCTCAAGCCCACAGCTTGATACTTCTAAAAAATACTCCCCGCCCACAGGTGGCTCTACATCAAAAATAGGCGATAAAATCTCACTAAGCTTAGCACAATCATCAAGATTTACCCCGCCTTCTTTTTGCACATAAATTCTATAAATCTTTCTACCATTTTCACTTACTAGCTCATCATCATAAAAGCTAAGCCCTGCTTCTTTACAAAGTGCTTCAAGATTCATTTTGTTCCTTTTTGATTTTTTCAAATAAAGCATCCATATGATTTTGATACTCTAATCTATCATCAAATTTAAAGTGAAAATTCGGACATCTATACCACCCTTGCTCACTCATGCAATAATTTTGCAAAGCACGGGCGGCTTTTTTGAGTTGATTGAGTATGATTTCTTGCTCTTGGGTATTAAAAAACATTTTATCTAAATACACAAAAGCATCGTATCTGCCTTTTTTACACTCTACATCCACTACGCACAAATTTTTTAAAGCTTCGTTGTCTAAATTTGCTAAAGCTTCTGGTATAAGTTCTTTTAAAATGCTTTCTGTGCGTAGCTTTTTGATTTCGGCTGGGTTCATAGGCTTACTTGTTCCTCAACTTCTTTATAACTTTCTATATAATCCCCCACTCTCATATCATTACAACCTTCTATGCCTACACCGCATTCATAGCCTTTTGCAACTTCTCTTACATCATCTTTAAAGCGTTTAAGCGAGCTTACATTACCTTCAAATACCACAACCCCATCTCTAATAAGCCTGATTTTCGCACCACGATTGATCGTGCCTTCTGTCACCATACAACCTGCGATTTGTCCTAGTTTTGGCACACTGATCACTTGGCGAATTTCAGCTTGACCAAGTTGTTCTTCAGAGATGATAGGACTCATCATACCACCTAGTAAGGCTTTTACATCATCAAGCAAGTTATAAATAACATTATAAGTTTTTATCTCTACGCCTTTATCTTTGGCACGCTCTTTGATCTCACCAGTTGGGCGTATATTAAAGCCTAAAACGATAGAGTTTTCACTCGCACTTGCAAGCTCTATATCGCTTTGAGTAATCCCACCTACCCCACTATGGATAATATTAACCTTGATCTCATCGTTTTTAAGTTTTTCTAAACTAGCCTTAATCGCTTCAAGTGAACCTTGCACATCTGCTTTTAAGATCACAGGAAGGGCTTTTAAATTGCCTTCTTTGATTTTTGCACCAAGCTCATCTATGCTTACTTTAGTGGATTTGCTTAGTTCTTTTTGGCGGTTGTATTCATGGCGTTTATTAGCATATTCTCTTGCTTGCTTATCACTATCTACAGCTATTAGAGTTTCTCCTGCATCGGCTACTTCACTAAGACCTATGATCACCCCGCACTCACCTGGACCTATTTCTTTTAAAGCTTTGCCTTGATCATCACTCATAGCACGCACTTTACCATAAGCTTCCCCTGCTACGACTGTATTTCCTACTCTTAAAGTACCATTTTGCACGATGATAGTAGCCACAGGACCTCTACCTTTTTGCACTGAAGATTCTATAATACTTGCTTTAGCATGGGCTTTTGGATTTGCTTTAAGCTCTAAAATATCAGCTTGTAATAATACAATTTCAAGTAAATCCTCTACACCATCACCTTTTTTAGCTGAAACTGGCACAAATTCATGGCTTCCGCCCCATTCTACTGGCATGATGTCCATTTCTGCTAGTTGGGTTTTTACCATGTCAGGATTTGCGTTTTCTTTATCCATTTTATTAATAGCAATGATAATAGGTACATTGGCTGCTTTTGCATGATTGATCGCCTCTTTAGTTTGTGGTTTTACCCCATCATCTGCAGCTACTACGATAATAACAATATCAGTTATACTAGCTCCCCTTGCACGCATAGCAGTAAATGCCTCATGGCCTGGAGTATCGATAAAAGTGATTTTTCTACCATTTTTTTCCACCATATAAGCGCCAACATGCTGAGTGATCCCACCTGCTTCGCCACTTGCAATGCGTGATTTTCTTATATAATCAAGCAAAGAAGTCTTACCATGATCCACATGCCCCATGATAGTGATAACCGGAGCTCTTTGGCTTAAATTTTCTTCTGTTTGGTTTTCATCATAATCTTTTACATAATCAAACTCATCAGCCTCATCAATGATATTAATCTCCACACCAAATTCAGCTGCAAGAATTTCTATAGCATCCTCATCTAAAAAGTCATTTTTAGTCGTCATCATACCAAGCATGAAAAGTTTAGAGATAACTTCTCCGGTGTTTTTACCAAGTTTTTCAGCAAATTCATACACACGAATTTCTTTAGGTATACTTACACTTGTGATCACTTCGCTTTCTTTTTTCTCTACTTTTTTAGGTGGTTTTTTACGACTTCTTCTTTGTATACCACCCTCGCCAAATGGATTGATAGAATTATTTAAAGATTGCTTTAAGATATTTGGTTGTTTTTTGTTTGCTGGTTGTGCTGGTTTGTTTTCTTTTACACTAAAATCAGGTAAAACTACCATATCATCATCTTCTAAAGAAATATCAGCAAAGTCTTTATCTCCTAAAAGATCCATTTTAGTAGTGCTTTCTTTTTTACTTGCTACAGGATGATTTTTCTTTTCTTTTTTCTTTCTTTTTAAATTCTCATCTGAATTTGAAAAAATCATACTAAGGCTCAAGCCTTGAGTATTTTGCATATTAGATTTTTCTTCATTGTTTATTTGGTTTTCTTTGCTTTCTTCTTTTTTCTTTTTAACGATAACTAAACCTCTTCTTTTAGCTAAATTTAAATTAGAGCCTAGTTTTTCATCGAATTTAATTTCTTCTTTTTTTTCTTCTAATGCTTCATTTTTAATAGGATTTTCAGGTTGCTTTTCTTCTTTTTTACTTTCTTCTTTCTTTTCATTTGTTGTTTTAACAGGAGTTTTTGTTTCTTTTTTAGTAGTTTTTTTCTCTTCTTTTTTGCTTTCTTCTTTTTTAGTAGTAGTTTTTTTAGTCGCACTTTCTTTTTTAGGCTTTGCCACTTTTTTTACCACATCTAGTATTTCACCTGATTGTACATATTGATAAATCGCTTCTGCGATTTCAGAAGATACTTTTTTGTTAGGGGATTTTATATCCTCTAAGCCTATTTCATTGGCTTTTTCTATAATTTCTTTACTAGTATATCCTAACTCTTGAGCGATTTCGCTAATCTTTACATCTGTCATTAAAAAATATCTCCTTTAAATCCTGCTGATTTATACTGCCATAAAAATTGCCTTTGCAAGCTCTCATAAAAGCCTTTTGCAATGTTTTTTCATCTTTTTCAAAACATGGATTACAAATATATAAACTCCTACCAAATTCCACTTTAGTGATAATTTGAGAATTTTTTATTTGAAATTGATGCAAACTTTGCTTTTCATAACGACCTTTGCAAACAATGCACATTCTAATGGGTATATGGTTTTTCAAAATTATATCTTTTTTTTGGAATTTTTAGCAAATTTTAAAGCCCTCATCGTCAAATTCTAAAAGCTCAACTCTAAATTTAGCAAATTTATTTTTGATTTTTTCTTTGATTTGTTTAGCATCATCTTTATAAGCTAGAGTGAAAAAACTCGAACCTGAGCCTGAAAGCGTGCTCATGAGAGCATTATTATCTAAAGCTAATTTTTGTACTTCAAAAAGCTCAGGTAAAAGTTTCATTCTTTGATTTTGATGAAGTTTATCTAAACTTGCATATTTTAATAAATCATATTTTTTCTCTAAAAAGCAAGCAGTTAAAAATGAAGCATGACAAAGATTAAAAACAGCATCTTCTAGATTAATTTTTTTAGCTAAAACTGTTCTTGATTTTTGAGTATTCATCGCTACATTTGGTATAGTTATAACAGCTTGTAAGTCTTTATCTACTTCTTTTTTTATAGCTAAGACTTTTTGATTGTGATTTAATGCACACACAAAACCTCCAAGAGCTGCTGGAGCTATGTTATCTGGATGATTTTCATATTTTAAAGCTTCATTTAAAATGATATTTTTATCTGCTTTAAATCCGCTTAATTCATAAGCACAAGCAATAGCTCCAATTATTACAGCAGAGGAACTTCCCATACCTCTTGCTAAAGGGATATTATTTTGAAAAACAAAACGAAAATTATCTTTTTTACCACTAAGTCTTTGATAAATTTCATAAAAAATATTAACAAAAGTATTATTTTTTTTAAGATAGATATTATTTTCACCTTCTCCATGTATGTTAATACTAAAAAATTTAGATTTTTCAACTATAGTTTGATTAAAATGTTTCAAACTCAAGCCCAAACAATCAAAACCAGGACCTAAATTTGCACTTGTCGCAGGAACTAAAATTTTCATTTTTTACCTTAATTAATTGCATCTAAAACATAAAAAGGTGTATTTTCTTTGCTTAAATTTAAACCTTTTAAACTTTGAGGCATAAAAAAACTTCCTGCTTGTGTCTTCTCTAAAATAATTTCGCCATTGTCTTTTTTTACAAAACATAAATGTTTGTTTGCAGATATAGGAGTGTTGTTATTTAACTCAAAAGCACTGATTGCTTTTAAAGGAATGTTTTTGACTATGGCTAATGTCTCAAAAGAAACATAAGAAATTTTTATACCCATGTAAGAACCTGGCCCATGTACATAAATAAGCTTTTCAAACTCATATTGTGAAAGTAATTCTTGCAATATTTTTGGTAAAACCTCGCTAACTTTTAAATCACTTTCAATGGTATTTAACAATAAATCATTTTCATAAATACCAAGCATTAAAGGTTTTGCTATGGCATTTAAAAGCAAAGTAACCTTTTTTATG
This genomic window contains:
- a CDS encoding tRNA threonylcarbamoyladenosine biosynthesis protein TsaB, which gives rise to MLGIYENDLLLNTIESDLKVSEVLPKILQELLSQYEFEKLIYVHGPGSYMGIKISYVSFETLAIVKNIPLKAISAFELNNNTPISANKHLCFVKKDNGEIILEKTQAGSFFMPQSLKGLNLSKENTPFYVLDAIN
- a CDS encoding DUF448 domain-containing protein gives rise to the protein MKNHIPIRMCIVCKGRYEKQSLHQFQIKNSQIITKVEFGRSLYICNPCFEKDEKTLQKAFMRACKGNFYGSINQQDLKEIFFNDRCKD
- the infB gene encoding translation initiation factor IF-2, which gives rise to MTDVKISEIAQELGYTSKEIIEKANEIGLEDIKSPNKKVSSEIAEAIYQYVQSGEILDVVKKVAKPKKESATKKTTTKKEESKKEEKKTTKKETKTPVKTTNEKKEESKKEEKQPENPIKNEALEEKKEEIKFDEKLGSNLNLAKRRGLVIVKKKKEESKENQINNEEKSNMQNTQGLSLSMIFSNSDENLKRKKKEKKNHPVASKKESTTKMDLLGDKDFADISLEDDDMVVLPDFSVKENKPAQPANKKQPNILKQSLNNSINPFGEGGIQRRSRKKPPKKVEKKESEVITSVSIPKEIRVYEFAEKLGKNTGEVISKLFMLGMMTTKNDFLDEDAIEILAAEFGVEINIIDEADEFDYVKDYDENQTEENLSQRAPVITIMGHVDHGKTSLLDYIRKSRIASGEAGGITQHVGAYMVEKNGRKITFIDTPGHEAFTAMRARGASITDIVIIVVAADDGVKPQTKEAINHAKAANVPIIIAINKMDKENANPDMVKTQLAEMDIMPVEWGGSHEFVPVSAKKGDGVEDLLEIVLLQADILELKANPKAHAKASIIESSVQKGRGPVATIIVQNGTLRVGNTVVAGEAYGKVRAMSDDQGKALKEIGPGECGVIIGLSEVADAGETLIAVDSDKQAREYANKRHEYNRQKELSKSTKVSIDELGAKIKEGNLKALPVILKADVQGSLEAIKASLEKLKNDEIKVNIIHSGVGGITQSDIELASASENSIVLGFNIRPTGEIKERAKDKGVEIKTYNVIYNLLDDVKALLGGMMSPIISEEQLGQAEIRQVISVPKLGQIAGCMVTEGTINRGAKIRLIRDGVVVFEGNVSSLKRFKDDVREVAKGYECGVGIEGCNDMRVGDYIESYKEVEEQVSL
- the thrB gene encoding homoserine kinase, which codes for MKILVPATSANLGPGFDCLGLSLKHFNQTIVEKSKFFSINIHGEGENNIYLKKNNTFVNIFYEIYQRLSGKKDNFRFVFQNNIPLARGMGSSSAVIIGAIACAYELSGFKADKNIILNEALKYENHPDNIAPAALGGFVCALNHNQKVLAIKKEVDKDLQAVITIPNVAMNTQKSRTVLAKKINLEDAVFNLCHASFLTACFLEKKYDLLKYASLDKLHQNQRMKLLPELFEVQKLALDNNALMSTLSGSGSSFFTLAYKDDAKQIKEKIKNKFAKFRVELLEFDDEGFKIC
- the rbfA gene encoding 30S ribosome-binding factor RbfA, which encodes MNPAEIKKLRTESILKELIPEALANLDNEALKNLCVVDVECKKGRYDAFVYLDKMFFNTQEQEIILNQLKKAARALQNYCMSEQGWYRCPNFHFKFDDRLEYQNHMDALFEKIKKEQNES
- a CDS encoding McrB family protein, producing the protein MNIILDEKQKESNKFLEFQKIWTLEKVKSMSLEEYTNLKHENPNYYCYWLDVLLKEYAGFGGNDAGKFGIYRYKKPPKKDDYLYDNRYAWRKNLGNTKDEVFEKVKKEIVKVIEYSQNNNLKCIDKEVLNEILPFGLKWKIAFHYQNPNDIKIVNIFKKDILEAICKNEFKSNLEIYELHKKLLKDKIYTLDSMRNEVSVPLWECYSNSSNNTIEQNKINFSIYLNKVTKKDGSKLSEGTKENYIKDISRISAKYLNINLYKCDIKQFNLKCKELENNKKYLDQNSTNKNRYSSAIKYYRDFLINSSDEEFYNNKETNKGSNVENPPLNQILYGPPGTGKTYHTIDKALEILGENLANKDRDEKKAKFDEYVKNRQIVFTTFHQSYGYEEFVEGIKPRIDSKENSKEVEYEIKDGIFKELCKKALDNYENSILNIDELNKKIELKEKVENFLNWLLETNEPIGKTKGGNFFVVDINDKTVMIYSEGVERFDGNFNLSISIFMELLKHKDEFNNAAEMFKKVFDRDYADRTHTYYFNLVKKFKAYEKQSTAKNENKKNNDNSLKPYIIIIDEINRGNVSKIFGELITLIEPSKRIGESEGLKVTLPYSGEKFGVPKNVYIIGTMNTADRSITSLDTALRRRFEFIEMMPKPNVLSDNCKGVNLQKLLEAINTRIEYLLDREKTIGHAFFIGIDSLEKLKNVFQNKIIPLLQEYFYNDYALIDAVLNKNGMLENVIVENKDYLKNMTEFIESDKVIYKFSDSQKWDEATFKKIYE
- the rimP gene encoding ribosome maturation factor RimP, with the translated sequence MNLEALCKEAGLSFYDDELVSENGRKIYRIYVQKEGGVNLDDCAKLSEILSPIFDVEPPVGGEYFLEVSSCGLERKLSKIEHFAKSINELVKITTSEKEKIEAKIIAVDDENITLENLETQEKTTLNFSDIRKAKTFIQW